One genomic region from Chloroflexota bacterium encodes:
- the cas3 gene encoding CRISPR-associated helicase Cas3', with product MTLDTSAYREFFARHTGCRPYAYQVRAAEMLAQRKNLVVAAPTGAGKTLTVLAPFFFDGWVDRPMRLIYAVPLRTLAQGIHGEARTLAARLGHDPDGFVKLQTGEQPDDPFFALGRIIVTTYDQVLSGLLSGPYGLSSSLHNINSAAIAGALVVFDEFHLMEPVRAFLTGAAGLHLFRDLSQCVWMTATATSPLVEVLRSATGAVDASPSAGEIVDLPTVAGVFRSLQSLNEPLSAGAVLKASEGRTIVICNTVPRAQAMYRDLRRLLPDDVPMLLVHSRFFKPDRADKVAQLPRLFGKGCTGRAVLVATQVIEAGVDISCDDLHTELCPMNALIQRAGRCARYANEVGTVHVYQPATVERWWLPYGELDKPDPALAATADVLREHTHAGAQVTPATVAGWIERVHGEADSHALGGGWRPRLDEILRRIYTKSVLRQPIRIADLIREESVDEVPVVVARERELPDPPGTRESVTISRWQLRALAQPESGTGFLPRAWVWAFGAPDEGRADRWEPLRDEAQLRRALMVCLSPEVARYTSDVGLEVGPAGETTSPPRSLPKRPGYKPLHRETWAAHAQAVAREAERRAMEVDGLAGFLGAGLGARYGLNVPEVRSAARTVGLFHDLGKLQRSWQRWAEAWQRTKEVDYVHVDGLAHTDFDPENPADREANRRFRPPRPPHAPASALVACGLLGEHLAVADERQGLLVSASLASILAHHGGWLPDGVDMGVDQLWERWQRDLAGAGIARLNAAVIEQLYQRPDRGAVVRSLLEIAINPDELEDSWPLVAYLSRTLRLADQRATAEGGEGVS from the coding sequence GTGACTCTCGACACCAGCGCGTACCGCGAGTTCTTTGCACGTCATACTGGGTGCCGCCCGTACGCGTATCAGGTGCGGGCGGCGGAGATGCTGGCGCAGCGAAAGAACCTCGTCGTCGCCGCTCCCACCGGCGCCGGCAAGACGCTCACCGTCCTCGCGCCATTCTTCTTCGATGGGTGGGTGGACCGCCCGATGCGGCTCATCTACGCTGTACCGCTTCGCACCCTCGCGCAGGGGATTCATGGCGAGGCCCGCACGCTCGCAGCGAGACTCGGCCACGATCCGGACGGGTTCGTGAAGCTCCAGACGGGCGAGCAGCCTGACGACCCGTTCTTTGCCCTCGGGCGCATTATTGTGACTACGTATGACCAAGTGTTGAGTGGTCTGCTCTCGGGGCCCTATGGGTTGTCGAGCAGCCTTCACAACATCAACTCCGCCGCGATCGCCGGGGCGCTCGTTGTTTTCGACGAGTTCCACCTCATGGAGCCGGTCCGAGCGTTCCTCACGGGCGCGGCGGGGCTCCATCTCTTCCGTGACCTGTCGCAATGCGTCTGGATGACTGCGACAGCGACCAGCCCCCTCGTTGAGGTCCTTCGAAGCGCTACCGGCGCCGTCGACGCGAGCCCTTCAGCTGGGGAGATTGTGGACCTGCCCACCGTAGCCGGCGTTTTCCGCTCCCTCCAGTCGCTGAACGAGCCACTCTCGGCAGGCGCGGTCCTGAAGGCCAGCGAGGGGCGGACGATTGTCATCTGCAATACGGTGCCGCGTGCCCAGGCGATGTATCGGGATCTGCGCCGGCTGCTGCCCGACGATGTACCGATGCTTCTGGTCCACTCTCGATTCTTCAAACCCGACCGCGCGGACAAGGTGGCGCAACTTCCAAGACTCTTCGGGAAGGGCTGCACGGGTCGCGCGGTGCTGGTCGCCACTCAGGTCATCGAGGCCGGCGTGGACATCTCGTGTGACGACCTCCACACGGAATTGTGCCCCATGAACGCACTGATCCAGCGGGCGGGCCGCTGCGCTCGCTATGCGAACGAGGTGGGGACCGTGCACGTGTACCAGCCCGCGACAGTCGAGCGGTGGTGGCTGCCCTATGGTGAGCTGGACAAACCGGACCCGGCCCTCGCCGCGACAGCGGACGTGCTCCGCGAGCACACGCACGCGGGGGCGCAGGTTACTCCCGCGACGGTGGCGGGCTGGATCGAGCGGGTACACGGCGAAGCCGACTCGCACGCCCTTGGCGGCGGCTGGCGCCCGCGCCTCGACGAGATCCTCCGCCGCATTTACACGAAGTCCGTGCTTCGCCAGCCGATCCGTATAGCAGACCTCATCCGCGAGGAGAGCGTCGACGAGGTTCCCGTCGTCGTCGCTCGGGAGCGAGAGCTCCCCGATCCGCCCGGCACGCGAGAGTCAGTGACGATATCCCGGTGGCAGCTCCGCGCGCTGGCACAGCCCGAAAGCGGAACGGGGTTCCTGCCCCGGGCATGGGTGTGGGCCTTTGGCGCGCCGGACGAGGGCCGTGCCGACCGTTGGGAGCCCTTGCGTGACGAGGCGCAGCTCAGACGGGCGTTGATGGTCTGTCTGTCTCCAGAGGTGGCACGGTACACGAGCGACGTCGGGCTGGAAGTTGGACCGGCCGGTGAGACAACGAGCCCACCGCGCAGCCTGCCGAAAAGACCTGGGTACAAGCCGCTACATCGCGAGACGTGGGCAGCTCATGCGCAGGCGGTCGCGCGCGAAGCCGAGCGTCGCGCGATGGAGGTGGACGGACTTGCTGGTTTCCTGGGGGCAGGGCTCGGCGCGCGCTACGGGCTCAATGTTCCGGAGGTCCGCTCGGCCGCCCGGACAGTCGGCCTGTTTCACGATTTGGGGAAGCTCCAACGGTCCTGGCAGCGCTGGGCAGAGGCATGGCAACGGACCAAGGAGGTCGACTATGTCCATGTGGACGGGCTCGCACACACGGACTTTGACCCGGAGAACCCCGCAGACCGGGAGGCCAACCGCCGCTTTCGACCTCCGCGTCCACCGCACGCGCCCGCGAGCGCACTTGTTGCGTGCGGTCTTCTCGGTGAGCATTTGGCGGTGGCGGACGAGCGACAGGGGCTGCTCGTCTCCGCTTCGCTGGCCAGCATCCTTGCGCACCACGGCGGTTGGCTGCCGGACGGGGTAGACATGGGGGTTGATCAACTCTGGGAACGGTGGCAGCGCGATCTCGCCGGAGCAGGGATTGCCCGCCTCAATGCGGCAGTCATTGAGCAGCTCTATCAGCGCCCGGACCGGGGCGCAGTGGTCCGTAGTCTCCTTGAAATCGCGATCAATCCGGATGAGCTTGAAGACAGCTGGCCGCTCGTCGCGTACCTGAGTCGAACCCTGCGGCTAGCTGACCAACGTGCGACCGCAGAGGGGGGCGAAGGTGTCTCTTGA
- the cas2 gene encoding CRISPR-associated endonuclease Cas2, translating to MGRCLVVYDIVEDRIRTKIADLCLDYGLSRIQYSAYLGNLNVAHQAELLQKAKRRLGRSAGHVAIFPICDADFKGRREVQTP from the coding sequence GTGGGACGTTGCCTGGTTGTCTATGACATTGTGGAGGACCGGATCCGCACGAAGATCGCCGATCTCTGCCTTGACTACGGCCTGAGTCGAATTCAGTACTCCGCCTATTTGGGGAACCTCAACGTTGCGCACCAGGCTGAGCTGTTACAGAAGGCGAAGCGACGGCTGGGCCGGTCGGCTGGGCACGTAGCCATCTTCCCCATCTGCGATGCCGATTTCAAAGGGCGTCGCGAGGTTCAGACCCCGTGA
- the cas4 gene encoding CRISPR-associated protein Cas4: MTLPSAGELLPLTVSDLRQQVYCPRIPYFRLGLRLPHRFITGAMQEGIIEHQRTSDLEQRRTLRAYGIEDGVRYFDVQMHAPQVALSGRVDMVILRQREAIPVEFKNSQAGIGVNHRCQLAAYAMLAEGHFGKPVRRAFVYFIPLKQALPQEITPAMRAYARRALHAIRAAVGMERMPDGTRVLGRCRVCEFLPYCNDRW; this comes from the coding sequence GTGACGCTCCCTTCCGCGGGCGAGCTGTTGCCACTGACGGTGAGCGACCTCCGCCAGCAGGTGTATTGTCCCCGCATCCCGTACTTCCGCCTGGGCCTCAGGCTGCCACACCGTTTCATCACTGGCGCGATGCAGGAGGGCATCATCGAGCACCAGCGCACGTCGGACCTGGAGCAGCGGCGCACACTGCGCGCCTACGGCATAGAGGATGGGGTGCGCTACTTCGATGTCCAGATGCACGCGCCCCAGGTTGCGCTCTCCGGACGCGTGGATATGGTCATCCTGCGGCAGCGAGAGGCGATTCCGGTGGAGTTCAAGAACTCGCAGGCGGGCATTGGGGTCAACCACCGCTGCCAACTTGCGGCGTACGCCATGCTCGCCGAGGGCCACTTCGGCAAGCCGGTCAGACGCGCGTTCGTGTACTTCATCCCGCTCAAGCAGGCTCTGCCGCAAGAGATCACGCCAGCCATGCGCGCCTATGCGCGGCGAGCCCTGCATGCGATCCGCGCAGCGGTTGGGATGGAGCGGATGCCAGATGGCACGCGTGTTCTGGGCAGGTGCCGCGTGTGCGAGTTTCTGCCCTACTGCAACGACCGGTGGTGA
- the cas6 gene encoding CRISPR system precrRNA processing endoribonuclease RAMP protein Cas6, translating to MDAFRIHLLRYRGEVVSPLRLPFAAGAAIRGALFGTLRRQFCMAGRGAGCGRPDVVADCPVCFLLAPVDEADRRGRDVPRPYVLRPPLRGPTSYASGQTFEFEMATFGRALSHFPYALLGVEEMGRAGMGETRQGSFRLDEVWAINPVQGRSESVYQRSGDATVRPPNLPISEADVLGAAATLAASGGASSLRLALDSPTRLVEAGKLVKPETFTFRTFFARLLERVTALAGRYGGCPPPADVPQLLSMAAAVQIVERRLAWVEVFRGSARHQRALPMGGLGGDVTIRGELTPFLPWLVWGTLTHVGKDAAMGNGRYRVELEG from the coding sequence ATGGACGCGTTTCGTATCCATCTGCTCCGCTATCGCGGGGAGGTCGTGTCGCCGCTTCGGTTGCCATTCGCAGCGGGCGCGGCGATTCGCGGCGCCCTCTTCGGAACGCTTCGGCGCCAGTTCTGCATGGCGGGGCGTGGCGCCGGGTGCGGGCGGCCCGACGTCGTGGCCGACTGTCCGGTCTGCTTCCTGCTCGCGCCCGTGGATGAGGCCGACCGTCGCGGTCGAGACGTGCCCCGACCATACGTGCTGCGCCCGCCGCTGCGCGGGCCCACGAGCTATGCATCAGGCCAGACGTTCGAGTTCGAGATGGCCACATTCGGCCGTGCGCTCAGCCACTTTCCGTATGCGCTGCTGGGCGTGGAGGAGATGGGCCGAGCAGGAATGGGCGAGACGCGGCAGGGCAGCTTTCGCCTCGACGAGGTTTGGGCCATCAATCCGGTGCAGGGACGCTCAGAGTCCGTGTACCAGCGAAGCGGTGATGCGACGGTGCGCCCGCCCAATCTCCCCATCAGTGAGGCCGACGTGCTGGGGGCCGCGGCAACGCTGGCAGCCAGTGGGGGCGCCAGCTCACTCCGTTTGGCGCTGGATTCGCCCACCCGCCTCGTGGAGGCCGGCAAGCTGGTAAAGCCGGAGACCTTTACATTCCGGACGTTCTTTGCGCGCCTGCTCGAGCGGGTCACGGCGCTGGCTGGGCGCTACGGCGGGTGCCCGCCGCCGGCTGACGTGCCACAGCTGCTGTCGATGGCCGCAGCTGTGCAGATTGTCGAGCGGCGGCTCGCCTGGGTGGAGGTCTTCCGCGGTTCGGCTCGCCATCAGCGCGCGCTTCCGATGGGCGGCCTCGGCGGCGACGTGACCATCCGCGGGGAGCTGACACCATTCCTGCCGTGGCTCGTGTGGGGCACGTTGACGCACGTCGGGAAGGACGCGGCGATGGGTAACGGGCGCTACCGCGTGGAGCTGGAGGGGTGA
- a CDS encoding DevR family CRISPR-associated autoregulator, with protein sequence MVVVSSLALSARVTLNLHNLNNEGTEGNQQQTRMVHILDENGQRQVVNAISGDMFKHMLVDELTPLLREAGQPLSPGAAIHDPDRINANNLEFVKFCEDKKNSDSAVMTKMLQDCSVTDLAGALVTRGRAVGRKSVAEIGWVVGLPDSTVTEQYFHVKYAPEGRGQAAGGDTVAGQQAIFHRPASSGEYALICSLDLWRIGLNDITRDLVLADSDRTARARMLIRALAAILMKPSGAQRNTQAPHIMGCEGVVSLSSNSLPAPTVSPLVSSYRDQIRAAAAASNRLRPGTIEIRPFDSLADGVGVLADVAESMELPDVPNHA encoded by the coding sequence ATGGTGGTCGTCTCGTCCCTTGCGCTCAGCGCCCGGGTGACGCTGAATCTCCACAATCTGAACAACGAAGGCACGGAAGGGAACCAGCAGCAGACACGCATGGTCCATATCTTGGATGAAAATGGCCAGCGACAGGTTGTAAATGCGATAAGCGGCGACATGTTCAAGCACATGCTGGTGGATGAGCTGACCCCGCTTCTCCGAGAGGCTGGGCAGCCGCTGTCGCCGGGCGCGGCGATCCATGATCCCGACCGCATAAACGCGAACAATCTTGAATTCGTGAAATTTTGTGAGGACAAGAAGAACTCGGACTCCGCGGTGATGACCAAGATGCTCCAGGACTGCAGCGTGACCGATCTGGCCGGCGCGCTCGTCACGCGGGGCCGCGCGGTCGGTCGGAAGTCCGTCGCAGAGATCGGATGGGTCGTTGGCCTGCCCGATAGCACGGTCACCGAGCAGTATTTTCATGTGAAGTACGCGCCCGAGGGGCGAGGTCAGGCTGCCGGCGGAGACACCGTAGCGGGACAGCAGGCGATCTTTCACCGCCCGGCCTCTTCGGGCGAGTATGCGCTGATCTGCAGTCTTGACCTCTGGCGTATAGGCTTGAACGACATCACACGCGATCTCGTACTTGCTGACAGTGACCGGACCGCCCGCGCGCGGATGCTGATCCGGGCCCTGGCCGCCATACTCATGAAGCCAAGTGGAGCGCAGCGGAACACGCAGGCGCCCCACATCATGGGCTGTGAAGGTGTGGTCTCCCTTTCTTCGAATTCGCTGCCGGCACCCACCGTCAGCCCGCTGGTCAGCAGCTATCGGGACCAGATCCGAGCTGCCGCGGCCGCATCAAATCGGTTGCGACCCGGCACGATTGAGATTCGACCGTTCGACTCACTCGCTGATGGGGTGGGCGTGCTGGCGGACGTAGCCGAAAGCATGGAGTTGCCGGACGTTCCGAACCATGCGTGA
- a CDS encoding ATP-binding protein — MHDPSWNGQDALPIDVAAIREVPADALQRLRATAEAAAGGPSDPSRAGALGFTMFDAPNSQDNLVTVLLNADRISRAPSQALVRIRSDDARSYVGTVVAGPFAEPDGLRADSSVLVTVVTRGGIFVPPYHGRVQVEIMGEEREGGLVPPRFRPLPNSPVFLLDQHEMAAALRIEGDIRLGQVIGQEDLAVAVPSWRKDVLPRHLAILGTTGGGKSTTVAGLIHQAQAAGCAVILLDVEGEYTFLHEPTEDPAMRAALDRRGIAPEGVPNIRLLHLVGRETANPAHPASAAFSLQFARPSPYALAEMMQLSEAQHERFMQAYEVAQALLRELNIFPKQGNAEQEQLALEIDEFERGYPRMELHFLMDVVAAALAKVEKEDPAKLSPRHPALSEHKDALVRRIGAAQLSASPISWRALLGRLASLNRLRVFDRPDRDARPLSYAELLRPGRVTIVDLSDSGSPVLNNIVIADLLRGIQEAQDAAYEAYERAQRSGEAAEQPARALIVIEEAHEFLSGERADKMPVLFEQVARISRRGRKRWLGLVFVTQLPQHLPRQLFGLVNSYVLHKIADPAVVSTLQRTVSGIDESLWRRLPGLAPGQAIVAFPHLARPLLVAIDPAPARLRLVD; from the coding sequence ATGCACGATCCGTCATGGAATGGTCAGGACGCTCTGCCGATCGACGTCGCCGCGATTCGTGAGGTGCCGGCGGACGCGCTCCAACGGCTTCGGGCGACAGCTGAGGCTGCGGCCGGTGGCCCGTCAGACCCATCTCGCGCCGGCGCGCTCGGATTCACCATGTTCGACGCGCCCAACAGCCAGGATAACCTCGTGACGGTGCTGCTGAACGCCGATCGGATCAGCCGCGCGCCCTCCCAGGCTCTGGTCCGCATTCGCAGTGACGACGCGCGCAGCTATGTCGGCACGGTCGTCGCCGGGCCCTTTGCCGAGCCGGACGGACTTCGCGCCGACTCCAGTGTGCTGGTAACGGTCGTCACGCGGGGCGGCATCTTCGTCCCACCGTATCACGGACGGGTGCAGGTGGAAATCATGGGTGAGGAGCGGGAGGGTGGACTGGTGCCGCCGAGATTCCGCCCGCTGCCCAACAGTCCGGTCTTTCTCCTCGATCAGCACGAAATGGCCGCGGCCTTGCGCATCGAGGGCGACATTCGCCTCGGCCAGGTCATCGGTCAGGAAGACCTCGCCGTTGCCGTGCCATCGTGGCGCAAAGACGTGCTCCCGCGTCACCTGGCGATCCTGGGCACGACGGGCGGTGGAAAGTCCACAACCGTGGCCGGCCTGATCCATCAGGCGCAAGCCGCGGGCTGCGCTGTCATTCTGCTGGACGTTGAGGGCGAGTACACCTTCCTCCACGAGCCGACCGAGGACCCGGCGATGCGAGCGGCGCTCGACCGCCGGGGCATCGCGCCCGAGGGTGTCCCGAACATTCGCTTACTGCATCTGGTGGGTCGCGAGACGGCAAATCCCGCGCACCCGGCCAGCGCAGCCTTCTCATTGCAGTTCGCGCGCCCGTCGCCCTACGCGCTTGCGGAGATGATGCAGCTCAGCGAGGCGCAGCACGAGCGCTTTATGCAGGCCTACGAGGTCGCCCAGGCGCTCCTGCGGGAGCTGAACATCTTCCCGAAGCAGGGCAACGCCGAGCAGGAGCAGCTCGCCCTTGAGATCGACGAGTTCGAGCGGGGATACCCGCGGATGGAGCTGCACTTCCTGATGGACGTGGTCGCCGCAGCGCTGGCTAAAGTCGAAAAGGAAGATCCTGCAAAGTTGTCACCGCGTCACCCAGCCCTTTCTGAGCACAAGGACGCGCTGGTGCGACGCATCGGGGCGGCGCAGCTCTCGGCCAGTCCCATCTCGTGGCGGGCGCTTCTCGGGCGGCTCGCGTCTCTCAATCGGCTGCGGGTGTTCGACCGCCCAGACCGAGATGCGCGACCGCTGAGCTACGCCGAGCTGTTGCGGCCGGGCCGAGTCACGATCGTAGACCTCTCGGACTCGGGATCGCCCGTGCTGAACAACATCGTGATTGCGGACCTTCTGCGCGGCATCCAGGAAGCGCAAGACGCAGCCTACGAGGCATATGAGCGGGCGCAGCGCTCGGGTGAGGCGGCGGAGCAGCCCGCGCGGGCACTCATCGTCATCGAGGAGGCGCACGAATTCTTGAGCGGCGAGCGCGCGGACAAGATGCCCGTCCTGTTCGAGCAGGTGGCGCGGATCTCGCGCCGAGGACGCAAGCGCTGGCTCGGCCTGGTCTTCGTCACCCAGCTCCCGCAACACTTGCCGCGGCAGCTCTTTGGCCTCGTCAACAGTTACGTGCTGCATAAGATCGCGGACCCCGCCGTGGTCAGCACGCTCCAGCGGACGGTGAGCGGCATCGACGAATCGCTGTGGCGCCGTCTGCCGGGCCTCGCGCCGGGACAGGCGATCGTCGCCTTTCCGCACCTGGCGCGCCCGCTGCTCGTGGCCATCGATCCGGCGCCCGCCAGGCTGCGGCTGGTGGACTGA
- the cas1 gene encoding CRISPR-associated endonuclease Cas1, with translation MTESVTRRGARARVRSIAEAAEAPDDCLLIETAGAFLGKHSERLTVSVKGTAIGERPLLGLEHVLVLGGGVSVSADAIRACAERGIPISFISRSGAPYAKLVAPELTGTVQTRRQQLLAFDDGRGAGLVRAFARGKLLNQAALLKYMAKYRARVDLESHEMARDAAFRLEHLANRAGAVAGETADAVRGPVMNIEAQGARHYWEAARRLVRLDDGVEWTSRETRGATDLVNQCLNYGYGILYAQVERAVLLAGLDPYAGFLHEDRPGKPSLVLDLVEEFRAFAVDRCVFALLNQRVGLAQDASGRLDDGTRRTLAERINERLEGEEFHEGRRRRLRTIIQSQARRVATYVRGEATYQPWLGRW, from the coding sequence GTGACCGAGTCCGTAACCCGGCGAGGGGCTAGAGCGCGCGTCCGTTCGATTGCTGAGGCGGCCGAGGCGCCGGACGATTGTCTCCTCATCGAAACGGCCGGCGCCTTTCTGGGTAAGCACAGCGAACGGCTGACCGTGAGCGTGAAGGGCACGGCCATCGGCGAGCGGCCGCTCTTGGGCCTGGAGCACGTGCTGGTCCTGGGCGGAGGCGTGAGCGTGAGCGCGGACGCCATCCGTGCATGCGCGGAACGTGGCATTCCGATCTCGTTCATCTCCCGCAGCGGCGCGCCCTATGCAAAGCTCGTGGCTCCGGAGCTGACGGGGACGGTGCAGACGCGCCGGCAGCAGCTCCTCGCATTCGACGACGGGCGGGGCGCCGGGCTGGTGCGGGCCTTTGCCCGGGGAAAGCTGCTGAACCAGGCCGCCTTGCTCAAATACATGGCGAAGTATCGAGCGCGGGTGGACCTGGAAAGCCATGAGATGGCGCGCGACGCCGCCTTCCGCCTGGAGCACCTGGCCAATCGGGCGGGCGCGGTGGCCGGAGAAACCGCCGACGCGGTGCGCGGCCCGGTGATGAATATCGAGGCGCAAGGCGCCCGGCACTACTGGGAGGCCGCGCGCCGCCTGGTGCGGCTCGATGACGGCGTCGAATGGACGAGCCGAGAGACCCGAGGCGCCACCGACCTTGTGAATCAATGCCTCAACTACGGCTACGGCATCCTGTACGCGCAGGTGGAGCGGGCGGTGCTGTTGGCCGGGTTGGACCCGTACGCCGGGTTCCTCCACGAGGATCGTCCGGGGAAGCCGAGCCTCGTGCTCGATCTGGTGGAAGAGTTTCGCGCGTTTGCGGTCGACCGGTGCGTGTTCGCGCTGCTGAACCAGCGGGTAGGGCTGGCGCAAGATGCCAGCGGCCGGCTCGATGATGGGACGCGCCGGACGTTGGCCGAGCGAATCAATGAGCGCCTGGAGGGCGAGGAGTTCCACGAGGGGCGGCGGCGCCGGCTTCGCACCATCATTCAATCCCAGGCGCGCCGGGTAGCGACGTATGTTCGAGGCGAGGCGACGTATCAGCCGTGGCTGGGGAGATGGTGA
- the cas4a gene encoding type I-A CRISPR-associated protein Cas4/Csa1 → MRYVHRGLLAEAREHPVANELRGWSWARPPLRAIYARPLEAEDVASGTCPTGRDLYLSEEFGEPRRVPAAEADGDMLKAALARVVIEAKALIGRYGPDSLDQLERLAQRAFAETNHTWGRSHEDDQIRACLWRIRAFEARRILERVADAVLTLGQIGGDALAALAVPIHVDLPLNGGFLGLSDRVVADAISFRDGTVFSVRVGPPNERHRLVTTGVALVAESVFERPMDLGCVVYLVVNERHVELRRDFHVIGDELRQTFVEERDDRMRMLELGADPGMPSECPTVCPYLLTCRPALTAVPARLERPIAATRRAIGSE, encoded by the coding sequence TTGAGATATGTCCACCGAGGGCTGCTGGCTGAGGCGCGCGAGCATCCGGTCGCCAATGAGCTGCGCGGCTGGAGCTGGGCACGCCCGCCGCTGCGGGCGATCTATGCGAGACCGCTGGAGGCTGAGGACGTGGCCAGCGGGACATGCCCAACCGGCCGCGATCTGTACCTAAGCGAGGAGTTTGGCGAGCCACGCCGTGTTCCGGCTGCGGAAGCAGACGGGGACATGCTGAAGGCGGCGCTGGCGAGGGTCGTGATCGAGGCGAAGGCGCTGATCGGGCGCTACGGGCCCGATTCGTTGGACCAGCTCGAACGGCTCGCGCAGCGCGCGTTTGCCGAGACCAACCATACCTGGGGACGGTCACATGAGGACGATCAAATCCGCGCGTGCCTGTGGCGGATTCGGGCATTCGAGGCGCGCCGAATCCTGGAGCGCGTTGCGGATGCAGTGCTGACGCTTGGGCAAATCGGCGGGGATGCGCTCGCGGCCCTCGCCGTGCCGATTCACGTCGATCTGCCGTTGAATGGGGGTTTTCTGGGCCTCTCGGACCGCGTGGTCGCGGATGCCATCTCATTTCGCGACGGCACCGTATTTTCGGTCCGGGTTGGCCCGCCGAACGAGCGGCATCGGCTCGTGACAACGGGTGTGGCGCTGGTTGCGGAAAGCGTGTTCGAGCGACCGATGGATCTGGGCTGCGTCGTGTACCTTGTGGTCAACGAGCGCCACGTCGAGCTTCGCCGCGACTTTCACGTTATTGGCGACGAGCTGCGGCAAACCTTCGTTGAGGAACGCGATGACCGCATGCGAATGCTTGAGCTGGGCGCCGATCCCGGCATGCCGTCAGAGTGCCCGACCGTGTGTCCATACCTTTTGACCTGCCGCCCGGCCCTTACAGCGGTGCCGGCGCGCCTTGAGCGGCCTATCGCCGCAACTCGCCGCGCCATCGGCAGCGAATAG